CACAAGTCCACCAGTTGATGCGACAATTGGCACCTGGTTTGAGATTTATTTCAACGAGGTATCAACTTCAAGGGCATAATcagaaaatttttaccaaatcgcTAGTCATGTAGGTTAAATTTGGTTTGCTTGGGCATTACAGAGCTTCGAGATTTACCGTTCCATATCTCATGGCTTGCAGCTGTATGAGACCACAAGGTTCAAATCTGCTGGGAAGCAACATGAAATCAGCCCCAGCAATGATCATATGGGCCAGAGGCACATTGAATTTGGCCACTCCCCTAGCGTTGCTTGGGTATTTGATCTCCAGCTCCTCGAGCTGCCTTTCCATAGTCTTTTTCCCGGTTCCCTGAGAGTGAAAATATTTCACTGTAAGTATCAGCTTTCTGCGTTCTTTAGAAGAGCATTAAACTAGACCCGTTTtatagtaaaaggaaaaaaaaggaaaaaaataccgTGTGTTCGTGCTTTATAGTAAACTTACTTACCAGTACAACAACTTGAACATTCTCCCCGATGAATTTCGGGATTGCTGCCGCTAAGATATCAGATCCCTTCTGCTCTTCCAGTCTACCAATGAAACCAATCAGAGGGATGTTTCTGTCGACAGGCAAACCGACAGCTGCTTGAAGAGCTTCCTTCAATAGAGGCTTTGCATCCGTAACCTATACATGACATTTGTTAGACATCTGATTGTGTCAACTACGTCTTTCAAAACTAATACACCGTTCTCGTTATGAAACTTTACTGTTGTCTCGTCATAGTGGATATCTATGTACTTGTCAGTCGCTGGATTCCATTCTTGAACATCCATGCCATTGACAATGCCAGTGATGCCAGTTCTCCGGATGATGTTATCTAGTTCCACACCCTTTGCAACACCAGAAACAAGTTCCTCTGCGTAGTACGGACTCACAGTTAAGACCCTGTGTGATTCTAGAATTCCAGCCTTCATCCAGTTGATTTTCCTTCCCTTCACAGGCTTGAGCTGCCTGCATAATAAACCAACAGATTCGGCAGAAAGATGACATTAAGGGTACAGTACTAGAATATTCTTGCAAAATGGAAGGTTGCGTTAGACCCAGACGACATACCCATCAATGAAGTCAAAAGAACTCTTATATTCATTAGGTAGATTGAGAAGGGAGAAATCGGCAAAGGCATGTCTTCCCTGGTACGCAATGTTGTGGATACAGAATGCTACCTGGAATCATGTTTATCTACTCAGCTGCATGTCCGGACCATCTAATAAAATATGTGTCATAAACAATGTATTATAGAAGAAAACTTACCTTGGCATTTTTGTAAAGCCCTCGAGATTGGTACATTGTTTTGAGGTAGCATGGAAGAAGAGCAGTATGCCAGTCATTGGCCatgaagacaacatcttcacCTGCGTGACACACCAATAAAATTTACCTTTCGATCAGTATTAGAACTGAAAAGTGACCTTTGACAAAACAATGAGAGAAAACATTCCTACCATATGGTCCTGCAAAATTTTTGCTGTTGTTCAAATTCAGAACCCGAGGTGCCTCTAGAGCAGCCTGCAAGCAATACAAAGGTATattacaaaaaggaaaacagaacaCAATTTAATCAACTGACATTGAGATGTTACTTCAGACATCTATCAAATTACGAGGCAATTTCATCTTTTCTACAGTGAATGGTCTGGATTAAGCAACCTTTTTCCAGGGTAAAGCATGGGAAAAAAAGGACTTCTCAAGTTATCACAACTTTACTGCTCAAAGAAAGGTTATCACAACCTTATGTCTTAATTAGGTTTACTTTCCTAAAAAGAGACTGCAACAGATTTAACTAAGCTCTAACACTCACTATGGTTTACACAATTCCAATTCCAACTTATAGGCAAGAGCCATCTGTCATTCAATTCGGAAGGAAAATACTTGAGCACACCAAAATCAGCAAGAATCATATCTTCTAAATATGCCAATAGTACGGCTAAAAACTTGTCCATAGTATATcacatgcaaaaaaattaaaactcacCTGGCACAACAAGCTAAAGCGAAGTTGGTTATCCTTGTAATCTAGCCCTGCCCGTGGCCCATATACTTTAGAGCCTGTCTTGCCCCATACCTTCGATGTTAACAAATCAAACAGTCAGGGGGAGAAATTTACTTCATCACATAATTCTGTAAGAGTAGCTTTGCAGACAAGCACGAGAGAATAAACCGGCAGGATGATCTGCACCTTCTCAAGAAACATTGGGTGATCAACAAATACACGATCAACTCCACGTTTGTAGCAGTGGAAGAAGCGAACAGTTTCAATTCTGTCTCCAACTTTTATCTGCACAGGAAGACTTGTCTGTGAGCAAATATTTCCTTAGCTCAACCTCTGTAgaattatgaagaaataaattagTATATGTGCACTCCTTCACAATGACACAAAGAAACCACTAACCTCAACTAAAACACCAGTGTCCCACCCATCTTTGTATTGATCATAGCGAGGAGAAACAGTCATGACTCGATGCCCTCTGGCCTATAGAAAATAATGCAAACATTGGTCATACACACTTCAGCGGAGGCAAGACTACTTGAACACTCACTGTCGGAAGTGGTGTTTATAACTGCAAATCAAGAAGGAAACATGAAGAAGACATGCAAAGGAAGACGACCAACTTACTGCCATTGCCGGTGGCAAACCACCAAGAACATCACCAAGTCCTCCAGTTTTGCTCCAAGGAGCCACCTCAGCTCCCACAAAAACCAAGTTCATCCCCTTCTTGCAAACAATTTTTCCAGCCAAACTGTCATTCTTAGCCTTGCTAAGTTCTCTCTCAACTTTCTCCTTGGTTGCTTTTGCATGAGATCTGAGAGCATCCAGCTTGTTCACAGATCTTAATCCGTTGTGGGTGATTGACGCATTCCTCAGGCTTATCTGTGCCAAGTTCGCTTTAGCTTCTGCTCCCGAGTTCCCATGGCAGTTCACCAGTGAGCTTCGTGATACAAAGTGTGCAGCAGCAATGGTTGCCATTACGATTGCTTTTGCTTTGAAATCTACAATACGAGATAGGGAAATGAACAGATTCTTCAACTCTTCAATGGATGACTCGCTAAACTGAGAAGGAACTTTTGCTTCTATTCAGGAAAAAATTCTCTTTCTCAACTTTTTCAAGTTAAGAGCTCCATACAGTCATCGCACGATTCAGAGTCGGTTCAAAATTAGTACAAAGAAAACTACTGCAAAATCAAAGAGCTACCCTGTATGCCGTCATCAGTACAAACAAATGGCCGCTTAACTAATTGCTTGTTGAATTTTGGGTGCACAAGACCTCAACCTCTGCTAGAACCACATGAGATTCTCAGGTAATTATGGCTTTGTTAGTAAAAGCAATGTTCATTTATTTACTACTATAGTCCTAGCAACTCCAGAATTCCGGGATATAGACGAATACAACTCTGAACTGAAATTCCCAACACACACCAACATCTCCCGTGAAAGATGACAAGCTAATTGCAGATTTAGACTACGAATGTTAGTAAATTATGCAGTAGGGACGTACGGAACGATCTCCATCCACCATCTAAATAAGATCGTGATCTAGTGTCTCGCGAAACATCTCCCCGCACGAACGGTCTAAAGAGTTCAATTGTTGAAGCTAATCTTCCTCTCCTCCCATTCGATCCGAAGGGAGCAATAAGGAAATCGGAAGACTATCGAACCAAAATGAACGTAGgagaaatgggaaaaacaagAAGACGTCGACTACtccagcgaagaagaagaatcaaCGCAAACAGATTCGGACCTCAGGGAACTAGGTGATCAGTCGATCGCTAATTCAGAAGTCCGAGACGAGTGATCAAACAGAGACTGGAGGCTCGAACTGCAAGGTTTTTCCGGAACTAATGCTCCTAAGACACTGAAACTCAAACGCACTACTCCTTATAATCCAGAAATCCAGCCTCAGGTGCTGAGAATAGCGCAGAAAACTCGCTCCACAGCTCACCGTGATCAACGGCATCATTACACGCGCAGCTGACAGAAGCATAGAAATATCTTCAACGGACACCGTCGAAGATCGAGCTAACGACTCTCACTtgcttcgagagagagagagaaagagagagagagccttacGAGTTGGAATCGGAAGAGAGATGCCGAGGCGGTTGGGAGACTCCCTCGGTCGAGCGGAGCAGAGAGGACCAGTGGATTGCTCGGCTGCGACTCGCGATCAGCTTCAGGGAAACTCGGTCACTGAGTCGCTTCGCTGGGGGTGGAGGAGCGCCGGTATATGTAGAGGCCGAACCCACGTGACAGCGCGCGTGGACGTGGCGCGAGATGAGTGGCCGTTGATCGTCCCCTTCCCTAGGCGCCTCGGGATTTGCTTCGCGCCTTTTTGTGCTAATCACGTGCGctgcaatcatttttaagatgGACTCTATTATTGAAATAGATGGATTctatcttatatatatatatatatatatatatatatatatatatattcgcaTACTGATATTATCAATCAAAAGTGCATGTAATAAGTATTCAAATCTAATGTCCTCAAAACAAGGCATTGC
This sequence is a window from Rhodamnia argentea isolate NSW1041297 chromosome 3, ASM2092103v1, whole genome shotgun sequence. Protein-coding genes within it:
- the LOC115748047 gene encoding granule-bound starch synthase 1, chloroplastic/amyloplastic codes for the protein MATIAAAHFVSRSSLVNCHGNSGAEAKANLAQISLRNASITHNGLRSVNKLDALRSHAKATKEKVERELSKAKNDSLAGKIVCKKGMNLVFVGAEVAPWSKTGGLGDVLGGLPPAMAARGHRVMTVSPRYDQYKDGWDTGVLVEIKVGDRIETVRFFHCYKRGVDRVFVDHPMFLEKVWGKTGSKVYGPRAGLDYKDNQLRFSLLCQAALEAPRVLNLNNSKNFAGPYGEDVVFMANDWHTALLPCYLKTMYQSRGLYKNAKVAFCIHNIAYQGRHAFADFSLLNLPNEYKSSFDFIDGQLKPVKGRKINWMKAGILESHRVLTVSPYYAEELVSGVAKGVELDNIIRRTGITGIVNGMDVQEWNPATDKYIDIHYDETTVTDAKPLLKEALQAAVGLPVDRNIPLIGFIGRLEEQKGSDILAAAIPKFIGENVQVVVLGTGKKTMERQLEELEIKYPSNARGVAKFNVPLAHMIIAGADFMLLPSRFEPCGLIQLQAMRYGTVPIVASTGGLVDTVKEGFTGFQMGGFSLDCEAVDPADVVAVARTVKRALATYGTAALKEMIKNCMAQDLSWKEPARLWENMVLSLEAAGSEPGVEGEEVAPLAKENIATP